CCACCGTGCTTAAAAGTGGATACTGCTCATCCATAATTTTACGATCAGCGATAACTTCAACGCTTACCGCTGAACCTTGGAACAGCTCAACGCAGTAGTCAGCAAAACGAGGCGGTGCCATGCGCTCAGGTTCTGTACCACACAGATCACGCGCAGCATATTGGCCTGCAGCGATTGCGCTTAGTTGATCGCAGCATTGTGCTGACGCTTCAAAAACATAAATCGCTTCGATTGGTTCAATCGCTTCGCCACGGTACTCACGTGCCTCTAATGGCTGCCATAAGCCTTGGCATGCACCTAAAAAGCTTACAGCACGCGCATTTTCGTAACGATCATCGGCAGGCACATTAACAACAGCAAGCACAGGTTTTACCGCACCAGCCGCTTTCGCTTCTAAAATACCAGCCTTTGCCGCTTCAAAATAACGACGAACGTCATCGTAATCTCTGTCTAGTGATCCGGTTGGCGCAATCACCAAACGCTTGCCAGGTACTTTGTCCGAAACAAGCAGGCTTGCCTTTTGTGCAATGCGTGCATCAACGGCTAAAAATGGCGCAGCAACTTCATCAAGCTGTGCACTGCCGAGATTTTGGATATCATGAGTAACAACAACGATAGCATCTGCATCGCTTTCAAATAGGGTGTTACAAGGTAATGCGATTGGAAAAGACATAAAAACGGCCCTTTTCTATATTAGAATTAGGGCCGACTATAGGTGATTTGTGGTCAAGTTCCAAGGGAACTACGACATATCACGGGCTTCATCTGGTTTCGCTTTGGTTTTGCTGATCACAGACCAAGCTTCTAACATGACTAAAATACTGACCACTAGCACGATAACGTCAAGCACAACCAACAACCAATTGCCTTTTTGATAGTATTCACCTAGCTTGATCACACCAGCAAAAAACGCCATTACCAGTACAAACACCATAGGGATCAAGGTGTACTTAGCAGGACGACCTAGTTTGATAAGGTATACTGAGATAACCAACAAAGTTAAGCTTGCCAAGATTTGGTTGGTTGAACCAAACAGCGGCCAAATTACCATGCCACCGCTACCTGAAGCACCACCAGCACCAAAGGCAAGTAACAAGCAGCATCCTACAGCAAATAAGGTTGCGACAATACCGTTATTGAGTAGTTTGATATTATAAATTTCACCCCACTCTTGAATAATATAACGCTGAAGTCTAACGCCAGAATCCATAGTGGTGCCTGCAAAAAGTACAACCATAACGGCAAGTAAGGTTGATGCGATTTCAACTGGTAGTCCCCAACCTGTGCTGATAAGGTTTGAACCCCCATTAATAAAGGCTGATACGCTACCGGCACCAAGATGACTATAAATTTCGTGCCACTCTTCTGGCGATACTGCGAGCATCACACCACTTACGGCGACCAACGTAATAAGTGCTAATGAGCCTTCACCAACTGCACCTAAGTAGCCGACAAAACGGCCGTCTTTTTCTTTATCTAGTTGTTTAGAACTCGTTCCCGACGAAACAATACCGTGGAAACCAGATACCGCACCACAGGCAATCGTTACGAATAATAGCGGGATAATACTTGGGGTATTCTCCACGGTTTGGGTATTAAATGCAGGCGCGGTGATATCTGGCATCACTACAAATACCGCACCGTATAATAAAACCAAACCAACCAGTAACTGCATACCATTAATAAAATCACGAGGTTGTAATAGCATCCAAACTGGCAGCAATGACGCCACGGCAGCATAGATAAACAGAATGATGATCCAATTAGCTTTATCACTTAGACCGAACATTTCGGTTGGTAAGGTAATCGGCATACTACTGCCCATATAAATGGTCGCGTAGAGCACAATAACCCCGATAATACAGAGCGGTACTAGCGGCACTTTTCGTTTAAGCAATTGACCGATGATAAGTGCCACGACAATAGCAGACCAAGCAGGGAATACCGCATTTGGGTTGCCCACGAAGGAGTTTGCGATCACCACGCCGAACACGGCATTCACCATGAGCAGCACAAGGAAGACCACAATCATAAACAATGAACGAGTGCGCTTGCCAATTACGCTTTCAGACAAAGCGCCCATCGACTTACCTTTATGGCGAGCACTTGCCCATAGCGCGCCCATATCATGGACACCCGCAAAAAATATAGTGCCAAATACCACCCAAAGTACCGCAGGCACCCAGCCCCAATACACGGCGATAGCAGGACCAACAATTGGTGCAGCACCTGCGACTGAAGTAAAGTGATGCCCCCACAATACCACTTTGTTAGTGGGAACATAATCTACGCCGTCCTCAAGTTCATGAGCCGGCGTGACAAAGTTGTCATCCATTTTAAATATTTTTTCAGCAATAAATTTGGAATAGACAAACCATCCAAATAACATCCCTATGATGCCGAAGAGTACGATCATTATGGATTGCATAATGCTTACCTCTTGTTGTTGTTTTAATTACACGCAGTTGGCGTGATTAGTTTGTTGCACGACAACTTCGAAGCTAGCACAAAATAAACTAATTGCAGTTATCTTTTAGTCTAGGTAGGTCAGAATTAGCCATCAAAAAGTCCCAGTTGAGCATGAGTGTTAGATTTTTCATTTAGCCCTAAGTGCAAACCCACGAGGCGCACAGGTTTAAACTTTTGCCGTGCCATCGCTTCAATCAATAGCTCTTCAAAAACCGGCAAGTCAATATGCTGGTATTGGCATTCTTTGGTGGTTTGGGTGAAATCGTAAAACTTCACTTTAACGCCAAGCTTATTAAAGCCGCGCTGTAAATAAGGCTGTGCTCGGCGAGTCAGTTCAGGTAACAACTTTTCTTTTATGACTTGCTTTAAGGTATCAAGGTCGAGCGTGTCTTCTGCAAATGTGGTTTCAACGCCTATCGATTTGCGCACTCTGTCGGTTTCAACTCGGCGCTCATCAATACCTTGACAACGCCGCCATAATACAGTGCCAAACTTGCCAAATGACTGGCGTAACTGAGTTTCAGACAGTGCCTTAATATCTCGGCCATACTCAAGTCCCATGGCAAGCAAACGTTGTTGAGTCACTTTACCTACACCTGGGATTTTTTTGAGAGGTAACGCATCGATAAAAGCGCTCACTTGGTGAGGCGGGATCACACACTGACCATTAGGCTTGTTTTCATCGCTGGCAATTTTGGCTAAAAACTTGATTGGCGCAATTCCCGCCGAAGCTGTAAGGCCCGTTTCAGCAAAGATATCCGCTCGTATCTGCTCGGCGATAAGCGTTGCACTGCCATTACATTGCTGACACTCAGTAACATCTAGATAAGCTTCATCTAAAGACAGTGGCTCAATTAGCTCAGTATAGCGGGCAAAAATAGCGCGAATTTGTTGCGATATTGCCTTATAGACCTCCATTCTCCCAGGTACAATCACCAGCTGAGGGCAGAGTTTTTTCGCTTGATAATTCGACATGGCCGAGCGCACGCCATATTGCCGAGCAATATAGTTAGCTGTGGATAGCACCCCGCGATGGCTACGACCACCAATCGCCATCGGCACCTTTGCAAGCTCGGGGTTATCGCGCATTTCTACTGATGCATAGAACGCGTCCATATCAATATGAATAAATTTACGCACGCTAAAAACACTGTCTAAATAAACAGTGTTTATTATGTGCTAATTTTCCAACTGTTGCAATCTTGAACGTAGGCCTTAGTGTTCTAAGCTATACTTGTGTGGATGTCTGTTGCAACTTGCACTGCAAAACAGAGATAATGCTAACAATATCAATACTGTTCAAAGTACTAAATCCGTTACTTTGACTTTATCTAATCATTCAGCAATCAGGAGCCTGCATGGAGTACTCACGACTTGGTAGTAGCCCACTTGAAGTTTCACGCATTTGTTTAGGAAGCATGACTTGGGGCGTACAAAACAACCAGCATGATGCCGACGAGCAAATCAATTATGCACTAAGCCGTGGTATTAACTTCATTGATACCGCTGAAATGTATGCGGTCCCTCCCTCACCTGAAACCTACGGTAAAACCGAAGCCATCATTGGCAATTGGTTAAAGCGCCATCAAGAAAAGCGCGAAAAACTTGTACTTGCCACAAAGATTGCGGGAAGCGGTTTGCCTTGGATCCGTGAAGGCGGCCCTATTACGGGACAATCAGTGATCCAAGCGGTGGACGATTCGTTAGCGCGCCTGAATACCGACTATATTGACCTTTACCAACTACATTGGCCAAACCGTACTTCACCGCACTTTGGTAAACAATGGCCTGGCATGGTTCCTCTGACTGCACTTGACCGCGACGAAGAGCGCGCGGGCATGCTAGATATTTTGGAAGGCTTAGCAAGCTGTATTCAAGCAGGTAAAATTCGCCATTGGGGTCTTTCTGATGATACACCTTGGGGCATTCACACTTACCTTAATTTGGCGATGCAGCACAACCTACCTAAGCCGGTTTCAATTCAAAATGAGTTTAGCTTGCTACATGCCAAAGATTGGCCTTACTTGATTGAGACTTGTGTAAACGAAGATATTGCCTATTTACCTTGGTCGCCATTAGCTGGGGGAATGCTAAGCGGTAAGTATTTAGGGGGCGCAAGACCTGAAGGTAGCCGCTGGACTTTGGTACAACGGCAGGGCTTATTCAGAGATACGCAATTAGCTCAAGAAGCCGTTGCAAAATATCTAGAAATCGCCAAAGAATTTAATATGACTGCGGCGCAGCTGGCGCTAGCTTGGTGCGACCAAGTAGACGGGGTGACTTCAACCATAATCGGCGCGACAACCATGGCGCAGCTTAAAGAAAATATCCAAGCGTTTGAACAGCCGCTATGTGCAGAGTCTTTAGCCGAGATTGATACGGTATTTAAAGCGTACCCCTCTCCGTTTTAATATCTTCTTTCGCGATACGCCGCTTTTACGCTAGCGTATCGCATTGTAAACCCATCCTTGTTAACTAGATCGAAGTTAAAACCCCATGCAAAGCTTAAATAACACCCCAGTCATTCCGCTTCAAGGCAGCTGCTTTACCAGAAAGACCACTCGCGCCATTGTCCTTAGAGGCAACGACATCCTTATGCTTTACACCAAACGTTATGACGATTACACCTTGCCAGGTGGCGGCGTCGACGAGGGTGAAAGCTTAGAAGCAGCATTGGAGCGCGAGCTAAAAGAAGAAACGGGTGCAGTATCCATCACAGGGTTGACGCCGTTTGGCCGCTATGAAGAGTACCGCCCTTGGTATAAACCCGATCATGACAATGTGCATATTATTTCTTATTGCTACGTTTGTGAGATTTGTGGCGAATTTGATGCGCCAGCGATGGAGGATTATGAACACGCCAATGGTATGAAACCGGTGTGGATCAATATAAACCAAGCCATCGCGCATAACGAAGCAAAACTCAATGATGCGAATAACAAAGGGATGTCCGTTTTACGTGAACTCACCTTGCTAAAACATATTTCCGCGCAATTAGTCACAGATTAATTTGCCTATTGAGGGAACAATTAAGTCTTTATTAAGCTCTAACTCCGCATGACTCAAGGATTTAATAAGAATAATGCGGCTGCTCCAACACAACCTGATTAGTTTCACCATTATCGCCTCTATTGTGCTGCATCTACTGCTCGGCTGGTATCTGCAGCAAAGTATTTATATCCCCTCAAAGCCTATAGAAATTAAGGCAATGAAAACCTATTTGGTTATTGAGCCTGCCAAGCCCAAGATGGAGCGTATTGGGACACCGACGATAACTGAAGATAAGCCAGTAGAGAAGTTAAAACCGACGTTGCCGGACGATACGGTTGAAATACTAAAAACTGCGCAAACGGAACCAAAAAAACCTGCGATTGAAAGTAAAACAAAGCACATAACCAAAGCAGCGATCGTCACGCAACCTAAAAAGCTAGATCATCGCAAAGCAATCTCTCAATTTCGTCAGCAACTTTTAGAACGCGCTCCGAGTGACGCTGTACTCAGCCAAAACCAAGAAAAGCCACAGCGGCTCACCGTGCCTAAAACACATCAAACCACCGCTGCGAGCATGCAAAGGGAGCAACTCGAGTCTACGTCTCAATATACAGTCTACCGTGAAAATGGCCTATGTTACGCTGAAGTTAGGCCCGATCCGAGCATTCCTACACCGGAAGGATTAAATAAGAATTGGCGTACTGCGCCTCGCCCTTGCGATGGCGGAGCCATTAAAAAAGCCTATGATGCCGCGATGAGTAAATGGCTAAACAAACGCTAATCTTGCTATCATAAAGCAAATTTATTGCTATGAGCCCGTTATGGAAAAAGTCACCATTTTAGTCGACGCCCAGAATGTTTATTACACTACCAAGCAAGCCTACCAAACAGGCTTTGACTACAATGCGTTTTGGCGCAAAGCAACGGCTAATCGCGAGGTATATCAAGCCATTGCCTATTCCAGCGAACGAGGTGACGATAAACAAAGACAGTTTCAAAATATCCTGCGAGCAATTGGCTTTGAGGTGAAGTTAAAGCCTTATATTCAACGTGCCGATGGCTCGGCGAAATGTGATTGGGATGTTGG
This genomic interval from Pseudoalteromonas galatheae contains the following:
- a CDS encoding carbon starvation CstA family protein; protein product: MQSIMIVLFGIIGMLFGWFVYSKFIAEKIFKMDDNFVTPAHELEDGVDYVPTNKVVLWGHHFTSVAGAAPIVGPAIAVYWGWVPAVLWVVFGTIFFAGVHDMGALWASARHKGKSMGALSESVIGKRTRSLFMIVVFLVLLMVNAVFGVVIANSFVGNPNAVFPAWSAIVVALIIGQLLKRKVPLVPLCIIGVIVLYATIYMGSSMPITLPTEMFGLSDKANWIIILFIYAAVASLLPVWMLLQPRDFINGMQLLVGLVLLYGAVFVVMPDITAPAFNTQTVENTPSIIPLLFVTIACGAVSGFHGIVSSGTSSKQLDKEKDGRFVGYLGAVGEGSLALITLVAVSGVMLAVSPEEWHEIYSHLGAGSVSAFINGGSNLISTGWGLPVEIASTLLAVMVVLFAGTTMDSGVRLQRYIIQEWGEIYNIKLLNNGIVATLFAVGCCLLLAFGAGGASGSGGMVIWPLFGSTNQILASLTLLVISVYLIKLGRPAKYTLIPMVFVLVMAFFAGVIKLGEYYQKGNWLLVVLDVIVLVVSILVMLEAWSVISKTKAKPDEARDMS
- the dinB gene encoding DNA polymerase IV, with amino-acid sequence MRKFIHIDMDAFYASVEMRDNPELAKVPMAIGGRSHRGVLSTANYIARQYGVRSAMSNYQAKKLCPQLVIVPGRMEVYKAISQQIRAIFARYTELIEPLSLDEAYLDVTECQQCNGSATLIAEQIRADIFAETGLTASAGIAPIKFLAKIASDENKPNGQCVIPPHQVSAFIDALPLKKIPGVGKVTQQRLLAMGLEYGRDIKALSETQLRQSFGKFGTVLWRRCQGIDERRVETDRVRKSIGVETTFAEDTLDLDTLKQVIKEKLLPELTRRAQPYLQRGFNKLGVKVKFYDFTQTTKECQYQHIDLPVFEELLIEAMARQKFKPVRLVGLHLGLNEKSNTHAQLGLFDG
- a CDS encoding aldo/keto reductase; this translates as MEYSRLGSSPLEVSRICLGSMTWGVQNNQHDADEQINYALSRGINFIDTAEMYAVPPSPETYGKTEAIIGNWLKRHQEKREKLVLATKIAGSGLPWIREGGPITGQSVIQAVDDSLARLNTDYIDLYQLHWPNRTSPHFGKQWPGMVPLTALDRDEERAGMLDILEGLASCIQAGKIRHWGLSDDTPWGIHTYLNLAMQHNLPKPVSIQNEFSLLHAKDWPYLIETCVNEDIAYLPWSPLAGGMLSGKYLGGARPEGSRWTLVQRQGLFRDTQLAQEAVAKYLEIAKEFNMTAAQLALAWCDQVDGVTSTIIGATTMAQLKENIQAFEQPLCAESLAEIDTVFKAYPSPF
- a CDS encoding NUDIX hydrolase — encoded protein: MQSLNNTPVIPLQGSCFTRKTTRAIVLRGNDILMLYTKRYDDYTLPGGGVDEGESLEAALERELKEETGAVSITGLTPFGRYEEYRPWYKPDHDNVHIISYCYVCEICGEFDAPAMEDYEHANGMKPVWININQAIAHNEAKLNDANNKGMSVLRELTLLKHISAQLVTD
- a CDS encoding LabA-like NYN domain-containing protein encodes the protein MEKVTILVDAQNVYYTTKQAYQTGFDYNAFWRKATANREVYQAIAYSSERGDDKQRQFQNILRAIGFEVKLKPYIQRADGSAKCDWDVGITIDAMECASGSDVIILVTGDGDFDLLASKLRDKYHTRVEVYGVPQLTAASLIRAASEFIPIENELLIGKK